The following coding sequences lie in one Glycine max cultivar Williams 82 chromosome 19, Glycine_max_v4.0, whole genome shotgun sequence genomic window:
- the LOC100784372 gene encoding NAC domain-containing protein 87, producing the protein MEEPIVVNKGEEPLDLPPGFRFHPTDEEIITYYLTEKVRNSSFSAIAIGEADLNKCEPWDLPKKAKIGEKEWYFFCQKDRKYPTGMRTNRATESGYWKATGKDKEIYKGKGNLVGMKKTLVFYRGRAPKGEKTNWVMHEFRLEGKFASYNLPKAAKDEWVVSRVFHKNTDVKKSSTPGLLRINSIGDDLLDYSSLPPLMDPPYGNTNTTNNTNPLSSSTKSQSEGYYLPSFSINNHQQQLLIKPEDHHHHRSYNEIPTINYTSNQANLSNNVNAMGNNTLSQPLNMFSADYYVHQNRIKSSIMPSVAGSDFVNNNNNHHEAILRAFAAKNNEHIQCKMEQFSSNHSQDTGLSNDRNTTDTSSVVSKQQDNNMGRNNNRALYEDLEGPSSVAPLSDLECLQWDDDY; encoded by the exons atGGAAGAGCCTATTGTGGTGAACAAAGGTGAGGAGCCTCTAGATTTGCCTCCAGGTTTCAGGTTCCACCCTACAGATGAAGAGATAATCACTTATTATCTCACTGAGAAGGTGAGGAATAGCAGTTTCAGTGCAATTGCTATTGGAGAGGCTGATTTGAACAAGTGTGAACCTTGGGATTTACCAA agaaagccAAGATAGGGGAGAAAGAGTGGTACTTCTTCTGCCAAAAGGATAGGAAGTACCCAACTGGGATGAGGACCAATAGAGCAACAGAATCTGGGTACTGGAAGGCCACAGGAAAAGATAAGGAGATTTACAAAGGGAAAGGGAACCTTGTGGGGATGAAGAAGACCCTTGTGTTCTATAGAGGGAGAGCTCCAAAGGGGGAGAAGACCAATTGGGTCATGCATGAGTTCAGATTGGAGGGCAAATTTGCAAGTTACAACCTTCCTAAGGCAGCAAAG GATGAATGGGTTGTCTCAAGGGTTTTTCACAAGAACACAGATGTCAAAAAGTCCTCAACTCCTGGCCTTTTGAGGATAAACTCTATTGGGGATGATCTTCTTGATTATTCTTCACTACCACCTCTCATGGATCCTCCTTATGGCAACACCAACACCACCAACAACACTAACCCACTTTCTTCATCAACTAAATCACAATCAGAGGGCTATTATCTTCCCAGTTTCTCCATCAACAACCACCAGCAGCAGCTTCTCATCAAGCCAGAAGATCACCACCACCACAGAAGCTATAATGAGATTCCCACAATTAACTACACCTCAAACCAAGCCAATCTCAGCAACAACGTTAACGCAATGGGCAACAACACTCTCTCACAGCCCTTAAACATGTTCTCAGCTGATTACTATGTGCACCAAAACAGGATCAAAAGTTCCATCATGCCAAGTGTTGCAGGCTCAGATTTtgttaacaacaacaataaccatCATGAAGCTATCCTAAGAGCATTTGCAGCCAAGAACAACGAGCACATACAGTGCAAGATGGagcaattttcttctaatcACTCACAAGACACGGGCTTGAGCAACGACAGAAACACTACTGACACATCCTCTGTGGTTTCGAAGCAGCAAGACAACAACATGGGAAGAAATAATAATAGGGCATTGTACGAGGATCTTGAAGGCCCTTCTTCAGTTGCACCTCTCTCAGATTTGGAATGCCTGCAGTGGGATGATGACTACTGA
- the LOC100814307 gene encoding U11/U12 small nuclear ribonucleoprotein 65 kDa protein, with the protein MASNPSPHGHMHQHQFALQGTESKPCDAESLVPATLLIKHLPEAIPDVTLSRILANFGASSVRPCSTGRLRNCAFADFKNEIVASQAQRQLNGLRFLGKVLSAERASNPTENGEKSSGDQLGKDSKTSMLKNANVTKPIDGDTKSGALPIPEPIADRLGVNYPFPPHLEYAYPPPDGNILTNIVNALIAVPRFYTQVLHLMNKMNIPAPFRMALPTPPLPPEVPAPPPPLPAPTVTVNPWSADLSSGESEMESSDEEDEARIRKSGQKRARRETIVGPAIDKGVAHESVGVKPATLVPKEIPVIKKNHVLKINIVPKATVKEHKDDDTTQELQEPEKDVPDPNKFLTPDELERGKLPPEEILSLPMFKNYTAGNPAPVLYIKNLAKDVIADDFYFIFGSLFGSIDAAKSGLQVKLMQEGRMRGQAFITFPSIELAHHALNLVNGYVLKGKPMIIQFGRNPTAAKAT; encoded by the exons ATGGCTAGCAATCCTTCCCCTCACGGGCACATGCATCAGCATCAGTTTGCGTTACAGGGCACAGAGTCAAAGCCTTGTGACGCAGAATCACTGGTGCCGGCGACCCTTTTGATTAAGCACTTGCCAGAAGCCATTCCTGACGTCACCCTCTCTCGGATCTTGGCCAATTTCGGCGCTTCCTCAGTTCGCCCTTGCTCTACTGGCAG GTTGAGAAATTGTGCTTTTGCGGATTTCAAAAATGAGATTGTGGCATCTCAAGCACAACGGCAACTAAATGG GTTGAGATTTCTTGGTAAAGTCTTGTCAGCAGAGAGAGCTAGTAACCCAACTGAGAATGGTGAAAAAAGTAGCGGAGACCAGTTGGGAAAGGACTCTAAAACATCAATGCTGAAGAATGCAAATGTAACCAAACCTATTGATGGAGATACAAAATCAGGAGCCCTCCCTATTCCTGAACCTATTGCTGATAGACTTGGTGTCAATTATCCATTTCCTCCACATCTTGA GTATGCTTACCCTCCACCTGATGGAAATATATTGACCAATATTGTGAATGCTCTAATTGCTGTTCCCCGCTTTTACACTCAG GTTCTACACTTGATGAACAAAATGAACATCCCGGCTCCGTTTCGTATGGCACTGCCCACACCTCCATTACCTCCAGAGGTACcagcaccgccaccacctctaccTGCACCTACTGTAACTGTGAATCCTTGGTCTGCAGATCTGTCTAGTGGCGAATCTGAGATGGAATCTTCAGATGAG GAGGATGAAGCAAGAATAAGAAAGTCTGGACAAAAGCGTGCCAGGCGTGAGACCATTGTTGGCCCTGCTATTGATAAGGGTGTGGCTCATGAGTCTGTTGGAGTAAAACCAGCCACCTTGGTTCCAAAGGAAATCCCTGTGATAAAAAAGAACCATGTCTTAAAG ATAAACATTGTTCCCAAAGCAACAGTGAAAGAACATAAAGATGATGACACAACACAAGAGTTACAAGAGCCAGAAAAAGATGTTCCGGATCCTAACAAATTTTTGACTCCAGATGAATTGGAGAGAGGAAAGTTGCCTCCTGAGGAAATCTTATCCCTTCCAATGTTTAAG AACTATACAGCTGGAAATCCTGCTCCTGTGTTGTATATTAAGAATTTGGCAAAAGATGTGATTGCTGAtgatttctattttatatttg GCTCCTTGTTTGGAAGTATTGATGCTGCTAAGTCTGGTCTTCAAGTCAAACTGATGCAG GAAGGACGGATGAGGGGTCAAGCGTTTATAACGTTTCCCTCCATTGAGTTGGCCCATCATGCTTTG AATCTAGTGAATGGATATGTATTAAAAGGCAAGCCAATGATCATCCAGTTCGGTCGAAATCCTACTGCTGCTAAGGCAACTTAA